One genomic region from Branchiostoma lanceolatum isolate klBraLanc5 chromosome 7, klBraLanc5.hap2, whole genome shotgun sequence encodes:
- the LOC136439122 gene encoding uncharacterized protein — MASPVKSSRFRTLKVTKKTSIRDFVSAHKLEFEKGKGFYQLTKPEIIQDYKEIVARRKSDGSFISGSTVRTTLGIPDDAGKKFKFDLSKIPDFDVFVQSTSYNRALMPDTEFLYEVSGGGDEPAPPAPAAGGKKRKAEAEPAATTTAKKRGVKAEPKAEPADEALAPPPAPPGGGGPMEIVFCFDTTGSMYPCLAEVRKKIQDVVKRLHKDIAGIRMALMAHGDYQDAASTYDVTWLDFTTDQKRLCNWAKSVKNTCGYDADECYELALRKVRTQLSWTPGTQRSLVMIGDCEPHGPNYPLNKEKIDWKKEADLLAGMGVHIYAVQSLDRRESTKFYKELARRTHGCHLNLNQFSSIVDFMMAICYRERGADQLEAYEKEVRSRRGGGGMNRELHQLFDVLTGRKTTFTATGAAAAGDLEPVSPSRFQVLTVDERCDIKTFVMNNSLIFKTGRGFYEFTKPEKISDKKEVVLIDKTTGDMFTGPEACDMIGAGGSGRIKPASLDSWRVFVQSTSYNRVLMPDTGFLYEVDPEH; from the exons ATGGCTTCTCCCGTCAAGTCATCCCGGTTCCGAACCTTGAAGGTCACCAAGAAGACATCTATCAGGGACTTTGTCTCGGCTCACAAGCTGGAGTTCGAGAAAGGGAAAGGCTTCTATCAGCTGACCAAGCCAGAGATTATACAG GACTACAAGGAGATCGTGGCGCGCAGGAAGTCTGACGGGTCCTTCATCAGCGGTAGCACGGTCAGGACAACGCTTGGGATCCCCGACGACGCTGGGAAGAAGTTCAAGTTCGATCTGTCCAAGATCCCAGACTTCGACGTCTTCGTCCAGAGCACCTCCTACAACCGCGCCTTGATGCCGGACACCGAGTTTCTGTACGAGGTCAGCGGCGGGGGAGACGAGCCGGCCCCTCCGGCTCCTGCTGCGGGGGGAAAGAAGAGGAAGGCAGAAGCTGAGCCGGCTGCAACCACCACGGCAAAGAAACGTGGGGTAAAGGCTGAACCAAAGGCGGAACCCGCGGACGAGGCGTTGGCTCCCCCTCCCGCACCCCCAGGAGGAGGAGGGCCGATGGAAATCGTCTTTTGTTTCGACACCACCGGGTCCATGTATCCTTGCCTCGCAGAGGTCAGGAAGAAG ATCCAGGACGTGGTGAAGAGGCTACACAAGGACATCGCGGGGATCCGCATGGCCCTGATGGCGCACGGGGACTACCAGGACGCCGCGTCCACTTACGACGTGACGTGGCTGGACTTCACGACTGACCAGAAGAGGCTGTGCAACTGGGCCAAGAGCGTCAAGAACACGTGCGGCTACGACGCCGACGAGTGTTATGAACTGGCACTTCGGAAG GTCCGTACCCAGCTGTCCTGGACCCCCGGTACCCAGCGGTCACTGGTCATGATCGGGGACTGTGAGCCGCACGGTCCCAACTACCCCCTCAACAAGGAGAAGATCGACTGGAAGAAGGAGGCTGACCTCCTGGCGGGGATGGGTGTACACATCTATGCTGTACAG TCGCTAGACCGGAGGGAGTCCACCAAGTTCTACAAAGAACTGGCGCGCAGGACGCACGGCTGCCACCTGAACCTGAACCAGTTCTCCTCCATCGTGGACTTCATGATGGCCATCTGTTACCGGGAGCGCGGGGCCGATCAGCTGGAG GCTTACGAGAAGGAAGTTCGGTCCCGGCGCGGTGGGGGCGGGATGAACCGCGAGCTCCATCAGTTGTTCGACGTGTTGACGGGCAGGAAGACCACCTTCACCGCGACCGGCGCCGCCGCCGCCGGAGACCTGGAGCCCGTCAGCCCCTCCAGGTTCCAG GTCCTGACCGTGGACGAAAGGTGCGACATCAAGACGTTTGTCATGAACAACAGTCTGATCTTCAAGACAGGGAGGGGCTTCTACGAGTTCACCAAGCCCGAGAAAATCTCCGACAAGAAAGAG GTGGTGCTGATTGACAAGACCACGGGAGACATGTTCACTGGCCCCGAGGCATGCGACATGATCGGTGCGGGCGGGTCAGGCAGGATCAAACCCGCTTCTTTGGATAG TTGGCGTGTGTTTGTGCAGAGTACGTCCTACAACAGGGTGCTGATGCCTGATACCGGCTTCCTGTATGAAGTCGACCCTGAGCACTGA